The Neurospora crassa OR74A linkage group I, whole genome shotgun sequence genome segment ATGCCTGGTTGGTATGACATTGTaagcttacctacctactctgtGTAGTACCTGGCTCCGTCCCCGCCAAAGTTAAAAGTCTAACACCACAGCTATAAAAGTTCGCCATCGATGGCAGCGCCGAAGCTCTCCGCCGCAACGAGGATGAGGCCGGCATCCTAACCAGCCAAGCTTACTTCCACGATCTGATCCAGAAGGAGATCGACTCGGGCATCCCGGCCGACCGCATCGTCATCGGCGGCTTCAGCCAGGGCGGCGCCATGGGCCTGTTCAGCGGCCTCACTGCCAAATGCAAGCTGGCCGGCATTATCGCCTTGTCCTCGtatctcctcctcagcctcaagTTCGCCGAGCTCGTGCCCAAGCCCGAGTTCAACAAGGAGACGCCCATCTTCATGGCCCATGGCGATGCGGATCCGGTTGTCAACTATAAGTTGGGCACGATGACCCGTGACTTGCTCAAGGAGATGGGGTACAATGTCAAGTTCACGACGTATCCGTAAGTACCTCCTTCGGTATCTCAGTGCCGATCAATTTCTCGAATGTTTCCATGCTGACTGCCTGGGATTGCTAGGGGTATGGGTCACTCTGCCTGCCTGGAGGAGTTGGATGCGATCGAGGATTTCTTGACCGAGAGACTGCCCAAGGTGGCTGACAAGTCGGAGCAGAAGTCCGAGCTATAGGTCCAGTCTTTTATGGTGAATATGCTAGCGTTACTTGCTTCAAATACAGCCTTGCTTGTTCTTTTGTCGGATATCCCCATACATAGGTAATACTCTGATACCGCCTGGGTACATGGAGGTATTTTGGATTCAGACGTTTTGCCCGCTTGTGTGTGTTTGTGCTGTTGGACATCTGATCGTTGTCTCGTTGCATGCTTTTAGGCATCAGGAAGTACAGGGGGGGGTGTTGGAGTgtttagtgtagtgtacatgtcATGAACTCACGACTCCCAACAGGTACACTACTATCTATCATTCGTCAATCGGCCATGCACCACACACGTTCAAGGACATCATTATCGCGTTAACACCCGCTTGCGCTTCTCGTCTGGACGTtgggtgatgatgaaacACGATGGCTCCCGTTTCACAGCAGTTGCTTGCGCGGCGATCTCCCCCGAATACGGTTAGTCAATCTTATCAGTGGGGGGTGGGATTGCGAGTCCAGTGACAGTGGCCCGCTGATGTGGGATGCTGGCCGTCGTCAGTGTCACAAGCCTTCCCTTGGGAACGTTCGCTGGATTCGAGGAGTCGTCGTGGCTCCATCCGACGCTTGAAACCCCACTGGCAAAATCCCCGAAAACTGGACATGGTCCTGCTGTCACCTCATCTGGATCCCAGCATCCCATTTGCATTGCCCAACAATCTGGCACGACGGTGACAACAGCCACTTCAGGTTGCCACTCGTTGCTCGTTTTCTTGCTTGTCTTGACTGAGAGATCTCGATTCGTTGCTCTTGGTGAAATGAGTTATAAAATAACCTCGAGAATTTGTCACAACATTCAGGTTGTCCCTTCTTTAGGTTGCGCACCTCCTCGCGACGG includes the following:
- a CDS encoding acyl-protein thioesterase 1, which codes for MASLARRPPLLVPAVARHTATVIFIHGLGDTGHGWASAVEQWRRRQRLDEVKFILPHAPSIPITANWGMKMPGWYDIFAIDGSAEALRRNEDEAGILTSQAYFHDLIQKEIDSGIPADRIVIGGFSQGGAMGLFSGLTAKCKLAGIIALSSYLLLSLKFAELVPKPEFNKETPIFMAHGDADPVVNYKLGTMTRDLLKEMGYNVKFTTYPGMGHSACLEELDAIEDFLTERLPKVADKSEQKSEL